In a genomic window of Thiosocius teredinicola:
- a CDS encoding rod shape-determining protein has protein sequence MFLRRIRGLFSNDLSIDLGTANTLIYARDQGIVLNEPSVVAIRQDRGPGGPKSVAAVGEEAKKMLGRTPANITAIRPMKEGVIADFTVTEKMLQYFIHKVHESRLIRPSPRVLVCVPCGSTQVERRAIKESAAGAGAREVYLIEEPMSAAIGAGLPVDEARGSMVLDIGGGTSEVAIISLNGIVYSNSVRIGGDKFDEAIINYVRRNYGTLIGEATAERVKKEIGSAYPGNEVHELEVKGRNLAEGVPRSFTLSSNEILEALQEPLSGIVDAVKKALEQTPPELGADVAERGIVLTGGGALLKDLDRLIEEETGLPVVIAEDPLTCVARGGGRALELMDERGGEIFTVE, from the coding sequence ATGTTCCTTCGTCGTATTCGTGGACTTTTCTCCAACGACCTGTCGATCGACCTCGGCACCGCCAACACCCTGATCTACGCCCGTGACCAGGGAATAGTGCTCAACGAGCCGTCGGTCGTCGCCATTCGTCAGGACCGTGGTCCCGGCGGCCCCAAATCGGTCGCCGCCGTCGGCGAAGAGGCCAAGAAGATGCTCGGCCGTACCCCGGCCAACATCACCGCGATCCGGCCGATGAAAGAGGGCGTGATCGCCGACTTCACCGTCACCGAGAAGATGCTGCAGTACTTCATTCATAAGGTGCACGAATCCCGCCTGATCCGCCCCAGCCCGCGCGTGCTGGTATGCGTACCGTGCGGCTCGACCCAGGTCGAACGCCGCGCAATCAAGGAATCGGCCGCCGGTGCCGGTGCACGCGAGGTCTACCTGATCGAAGAGCCGATGTCGGCCGCGATCGGCGCCGGCCTGCCGGTCGACGAGGCACGCGGCTCGATGGTGCTCGACATCGGTGGCGGCACCTCCGAGGTCGCGATCATCTCGCTCAACGGCATCGTGTACTCGAACTCGGTGCGTATCGGCGGCGACAAATTCGACGAGGCCATCATCAACTATGTGCGCCGCAACTACGGCACGCTGATCGGTGAAGCCACCGCCGAACGGGTCAAGAAAGAGATCGGCTCGGCCTACCCCGGGAACGAAGTTCACGAGCTCGAAGTCAAAGGCCGCAACCTCGCCGAGGGTGTGCCGCGCAGCTTCACGCTGAGCTCCAACGAGATCCTCGAGGCATTGCAGGAGCCGCTGTCGGGCATCGTCGATGCCGTCAAGAAGGCCCTCGAACAGACCCCGCCGGAACTCGGCGCCGACGTCGCCGAGCGCGGCATCGTGCTGACCGGCGGCGGCGCGCTGCTCAAAGACCTCGACCGTCTGATCGAAGAGGAAACCGGCCTGCCGGTGGTGATCGCCGAAGACCCGCTGACCTGCGTGGCGCGTGGTGGCGGTCGTGCACTGGAGCTGATGGACGAGCGTGGGGGCGAGATCTTCACGGTCGAGTGA